One part of the Microbulbifer sp. THAF38 genome encodes these proteins:
- a CDS encoding efflux RND transporter periplasmic adaptor subunit translates to MDLDMSRLSKVIRLAILSILLIFSGFWIASLGHANGGHDEHVKQDEELGSNDSHDEHDEQEGKQFSSHGHSDNHGGHDEHQEEKGPNGGRLLTEGDLTAELLIYESGVKPEFRAWISLNGKPLENARVSVELERLGGKVDQIPFAWEDSVGYYRGEGVVKEPHSFDVAVSVFYNGERTSWDYESHEGRVQISEQMAKKAGIKTAIAAPGIIKESVTLYGKTAIDHRNLSHVRARYPGTVITVKKTLGDLVAKGEELASIESNDSLQIYPLVAPISGQIIDKQASQGEFSGERVLFTIANYDQLWAELQVFPMRRDQIKLGQQVSITAGERSFESTISSLAPSSNGQPFAIARAVIENPNELWTTDLMVQGQVVTNEKSVPLVVENRALQPFRDWTVVFIKVGETYEIRPLKLGRSDGTVTEVLSGLNEGDRYVTENSYLIKADIEKSGAAHSH, encoded by the coding sequence TTGGATTTAGATATGAGCAGATTAAGTAAAGTAATTCGCCTGGCAATATTATCCATACTCCTCATTTTCTCTGGATTTTGGATTGCAAGCCTGGGTCATGCAAATGGTGGTCATGATGAACATGTTAAGCAAGATGAAGAGCTGGGCTCCAATGATAGCCATGATGAGCATGATGAACAGGAAGGGAAACAATTCTCTAGTCATGGACATAGTGATAACCATGGCGGACATGATGAGCATCAGGAGGAAAAGGGCCCCAATGGTGGCCGTTTACTGACTGAGGGGGATCTAACGGCCGAGTTGCTTATTTATGAAAGTGGTGTAAAGCCAGAGTTTCGAGCCTGGATTTCTCTTAATGGTAAACCTTTAGAGAATGCTCGTGTTTCCGTAGAGCTTGAAAGACTTGGTGGAAAAGTGGATCAAATACCCTTTGCCTGGGAGGATAGTGTTGGGTATTACCGCGGTGAAGGCGTAGTAAAGGAACCTCACTCTTTTGATGTTGCCGTTTCTGTTTTTTACAACGGCGAGCGCACAAGTTGGGATTATGAGTCCCATGAAGGTCGAGTGCAGATCTCTGAACAAATGGCAAAAAAGGCAGGCATTAAAACTGCAATTGCTGCTCCAGGTATAATTAAAGAAAGCGTTACCTTATATGGTAAAACTGCGATAGATCATCGTAACCTCAGTCATGTGCGTGCACGTTACCCAGGAACCGTAATCACTGTTAAAAAAACGCTTGGCGATTTGGTAGCGAAAGGGGAAGAGCTTGCTTCTATCGAATCCAATGACAGCTTGCAAATTTATCCATTGGTCGCTCCTATTAGCGGTCAGATAATTGATAAGCAAGCCAGCCAAGGTGAATTCAGTGGCGAACGGGTGCTGTTTACCATAGCTAACTACGACCAGCTGTGGGCTGAGTTGCAAGTATTTCCGATGCGTCGCGATCAGATCAAATTAGGGCAACAGGTTTCAATTACAGCTGGTGAGCGTTCTTTTGAGTCAACTATCAGCAGCCTTGCTCCGAGCAGTAATGGTCAGCCCTTCGCGATTGCAAGAGCGGTGATTGAAAACCCCAATGAGCTCTGGACTACCGATCTAATGGTCCAAGGCCAAGTAGTAACCAATGAAAAATCTGTGCCTTTAGTGGTCGAGAATCGTGCACTACAACCTTTCCGCGATTGGACGGTGGTATTTATCAAAGTGGGAGAAACCTATGAAATTCGTCCACTAAAACTCGGCCGTAGCGACGGCACTGTAACCGAAGTGCTGAGTGGCCTCAATGAGGGTGATCGCTATGTCACCGAGAACAGCTACCTGATCAAAGCGGATATTGAAAAGTCCGGCGCTGCACATAGCCATTAA
- a CDS encoding TolC family protein, translated as MDFYCTLTESVIRRRAIFQLMVAIMYLAAQSVSAQEGDLLTLPDAIELTLAQNPELAVFPLQRRGLDGAEETAALRPALSLGGEAQYKNFGDGGSNNAPDPEDDADNELELTVTLSSVIELGDKRRARIDVVNAQRNLLIADEQAKALDLLAEVIRRYAQVLAAQELAVLAREKVLLARETLSAVSARVSAAASPVSERLRAESALTKASLAKQTDESMLVYYRHALSALWGQPSIDYRVDSSELYRFEPGASFEELYARAQENPAIARFASEERLSASQLRLTQSNSKPDVGWFAGLLVNRAVDETTALAGFEVPLFTAKRNRGAELTAMTELDEVMLRREAALLQLYPQLFLAVTGREQALATVSSLQDSVIPKLREALTEVDRAYRRGRSSYLDLIVAREELLDAERARIEAARSVLLFGAEIEQLTAGPLGSESVGSGK; from the coding sequence ATGGATTTTTACTGCACGCTCACTGAGAGTGTGATTCGTCGTCGTGCCATATTCCAGTTGATGGTGGCGATAATGTATTTAGCTGCGCAATCAGTATCCGCGCAGGAGGGGGATTTACTGACATTACCAGATGCGATTGAGCTGACGCTCGCACAGAATCCGGAGCTTGCGGTATTCCCATTACAGAGAAGAGGTCTAGATGGTGCTGAAGAGACTGCAGCACTGCGGCCTGCGTTAAGCCTAGGAGGTGAGGCTCAATACAAGAACTTTGGTGATGGTGGCTCCAATAATGCGCCAGATCCCGAGGATGATGCCGACAATGAGCTTGAGTTGACGGTAACTTTATCCTCCGTAATTGAGCTAGGAGATAAACGTAGAGCTCGAATAGATGTAGTCAATGCCCAGCGTAATTTACTGATCGCGGATGAGCAAGCTAAGGCGCTAGATCTTCTGGCAGAAGTTATCCGTCGCTATGCTCAGGTTCTTGCTGCCCAGGAATTAGCTGTATTGGCTAGGGAGAAGGTATTACTCGCACGTGAAACGCTAAGCGCTGTCAGCGCCAGAGTCAGCGCTGCTGCTAGCCCGGTTTCTGAACGCCTACGAGCGGAGTCCGCCCTGACAAAAGCAAGCCTCGCTAAGCAGACGGATGAGAGCATGCTAGTGTACTACAGGCATGCCCTATCGGCTCTGTGGGGACAGCCGAGTATAGATTATCGAGTAGACTCCAGTGAGCTCTATCGTTTTGAGCCCGGCGCTAGTTTTGAGGAACTTTATGCGCGTGCGCAGGAAAACCCAGCTATAGCGCGCTTTGCTTCCGAAGAGCGACTGAGTGCTTCACAGCTTCGTCTCACCCAGTCCAACTCAAAGCCTGATGTTGGATGGTTTGCAGGTCTTCTCGTGAATCGGGCTGTTGACGAAACTACAGCTTTAGCTGGTTTCGAAGTTCCACTCTTTACCGCAAAACGCAATCGTGGTGCCGAGCTAACAGCAATGACTGAATTGGATGAGGTTATGCTCCGTCGTGAGGCGGCATTACTACAACTTTATCCTCAGCTATTTCTTGCCGTAACCGGTCGCGAACAGGCCCTGGCTACTGTCTCCAGTTTGCAGGATTCTGTAATCCCTAAGCTTCGCGAGGCATTGACTGAAGTAGATCGTGCCTATCGTCGTGGCCGGAGTTCTTATCTTGACTTAATTGTTGCTCGGGAAGAGTTGCTCGATGCTGAACGTGCACGAATCGAAGCAGCGCGGTCTGTACTTCTTTTCGGCGCTGAGATTGAGCAGCTTACAGCAGGGCCTTTAGGTTCCGAGAGTGTAGGAAGCGGAAAATAA
- a CDS encoding transglutaminase family protein, whose amino-acid sequence MKTLTREYLSETPMLDFENKTIQMLIENKKWRKLSQYDAIGAIYKFVRDDILFGYNSDDRIPASRVLKDGYGQCNTKGTLLMALLRAVGIPTRIHGFTIFKDLQKGAIPSYLFYIVPERIIHSWVEVYSNDRWINLEGYIIDRPYLNKVQEGFRNQCSEFKGYGIATKCLQNPPIDWEDKDTFIQKEGIADDFGVYTQPDDFYLLYGSNLTGIKKLLFRFVIRHLININVKRIRAKGLGKCNTLELS is encoded by the coding sequence ATGAAGACACTTACTCGTGAATACTTATCAGAAACCCCTATGCTTGACTTTGAGAATAAAACCATTCAGATGTTAATTGAAAATAAGAAATGGCGTAAGCTATCTCAGTATGACGCCATTGGTGCCATCTATAAGTTTGTTCGTGATGATATTTTATTTGGTTACAATAGTGATGATCGTATTCCGGCTAGCAGGGTACTGAAAGACGGGTACGGACAATGTAACACTAAAGGAACATTGCTAATGGCTTTGCTTCGCGCTGTTGGCATTCCTACACGCATTCATGGATTTACTATTTTTAAAGACCTTCAGAAAGGTGCCATACCTAGTTATCTATTCTATATCGTACCTGAACGAATTATCCACAGCTGGGTTGAAGTATATTCAAATGATAGGTGGATCAACCTTGAAGGATATATTATCGACCGCCCATACCTGAACAAAGTCCAAGAAGGGTTCCGTAATCAATGCTCTGAGTTTAAAGGCTATGGTATTGCCACAAAATGCCTACAAAACCCACCCATTGACTGGGAGGATAAAGATACATTTATACAGAAAGAAGGTATCGCAGACGATTTCGGAGTTTATACGCAACCTGATGATTTTTATCTGCTCTATGGAAGTAATTTAACTGGCATTAAGAAATTACTATTTCGCTTCGTGATCCGTCATTTAATAAATATCAATGTTAAACGGATTCGAGCAAAGGGCTTAGGTAAATGTAATACCTTAGAATTAAGCTGA
- a CDS encoding 3'-5' exonuclease: MGFFSFLKNTIGFSMVFQNCFNGIKHLLIVDLEATCWNDRPLSVGVMEVIEFGLVLTTLDGEILASHSQFVRPMINPKLSKFCSELTGIKNSMVASAPDFRESTSLLNLWLSHYEYQAWASWGEYDWKQIKVELIRHGCAPDFFAKPHINLKAVWQEKTGKKRRSGLGSALQSLGIVFEGQQHRGVDDARNISRILPYLTI; this comes from the coding sequence ATGGGATTTTTTTCATTTTTAAAAAATACTATAGGGTTTAGCATGGTTTTTCAGAATTGCTTCAATGGTATTAAGCACCTGCTGATTGTAGATCTTGAGGCAACTTGTTGGAATGATCGCCCACTATCTGTTGGGGTAATGGAGGTCATTGAATTCGGACTTGTACTGACTACTTTGGATGGTGAAATCTTAGCTAGTCATAGTCAATTTGTTAGACCAATGATTAATCCGAAACTTAGTAAGTTTTGCAGTGAACTTACAGGTATCAAAAATAGCATGGTGGCTAGTGCGCCTGATTTCAGAGAAAGCACGAGTCTCCTTAACTTATGGTTATCTCATTATGAGTATCAAGCCTGGGCTAGCTGGGGGGAATACGATTGGAAGCAGATCAAAGTAGAGCTGATACGGCACGGTTGCGCGCCAGATTTTTTTGCTAAACCGCATATCAACCTGAAAGCAGTATGGCAAGAAAAGACAGGTAAGAAGCGTCGTTCAGGACTTGGATCTGCTCTACAGTCTCTCGGTATTGTCTTTGAAGGTCAGCAGCATCGCGGTGTGGATGATGCACGTAATATTTCGAGAATACTTCCTTACTTGACTATTTAA
- a CDS encoding TnsD family Tn7-like transposition protein, producing MLLPKAFPDELFFSRIIRFATISGLKGKEFNKIYLAEERASIHPFLTSNLKKLSALTDDEAYEILFGQTLAPIYIFYLPKYSNNIIKFMLSNDSARSIRESQLPSFGAGSSLCLKWCQECACSDINQYGVAYWHRSHQIPGVSSCGIHPVLLERIDLLNRQRINLGLLPSVTCCAKEASSVEYKVGKFGYDFLRKIKWPIPLIDVTSKYRLKLNNMGLVTNSGRIRRLKLMQNFYVYSQQYRPFYNSSLPKSSEDFRYVSQLLVQGASHNPFQHIFFSSWLFSTFQQLLEDHNSVEFEFQTRKKDFAMRTKRKERKCIDILRSRSLNETSKITGKSRTYLKRLAALHDIPLNLKPKKLSKACRDEIIHLGYTRMNRHRIATICKIGVGSVEQVISTHPELVTYRKRCHMESMRRRYRLKILKYYKSHPKAIRKDIKLHCNKAFYWLYLYDREWLEVALPKPLKAKGRYPKK from the coding sequence ATGCTCCTGCCCAAAGCTTTTCCTGATGAACTTTTCTTTAGTCGAATTATTCGCTTTGCTACTATTTCTGGATTAAAGGGTAAAGAGTTTAATAAAATATATCTTGCTGAGGAGAGGGCCTCCATACACCCCTTTTTGACATCGAATCTAAAAAAACTTTCAGCCCTGACAGATGATGAAGCGTACGAAATTTTATTTGGTCAGACATTGGCTCCAATATATATATTTTATTTGCCTAAGTATTCAAATAACATAATAAAATTTATGTTGAGTAATGATAGCGCGAGATCAATAAGGGAAAGTCAGCTCCCATCATTTGGTGCAGGTTCTTCGCTATGCTTGAAATGGTGTCAAGAGTGCGCCTGTAGCGATATAAATCAATATGGAGTTGCTTATTGGCATAGGTCGCATCAAATCCCTGGGGTCTCTTCTTGTGGTATACATCCAGTACTCTTAGAGAGAATTGACTTACTTAATCGTCAACGAATTAACCTTGGATTGTTACCATCAGTGACCTGCTGTGCTAAAGAAGCATCTAGTGTTGAATATAAGGTAGGTAAGTTTGGATATGATTTTTTAAGAAAGATCAAATGGCCTATTCCGTTAATAGATGTTACTTCAAAATATCGCCTTAAATTAAATAATATGGGCTTGGTAACGAATAGTGGCCGTATTAGGCGTCTAAAATTAATGCAAAATTTTTATGTATATTCACAGCAGTATCGGCCATTTTATAATAGCTCGCTCCCAAAATCTTCTGAAGACTTCAGATATGTTTCTCAACTTTTAGTTCAAGGAGCAAGCCATAATCCCTTCCAGCACATTTTTTTCTCAAGTTGGCTTTTTTCTACCTTCCAGCAATTATTAGAGGATCATAATAGTGTAGAGTTTGAATTCCAAACCCGTAAAAAGGATTTTGCTATGAGGACGAAAAGGAAAGAGAGGAAATGTATTGATATTCTACGAAGCAGGTCGCTTAATGAAACCTCTAAAATTACAGGGAAAAGTAGAACTTATCTGAAAAGACTTGCAGCGCTCCACGATATCCCCTTGAATCTTAAGCCAAAGAAATTATCTAAGGCTTGTAGAGATGAAATTATTCACCTTGGGTATACAAGAATGAACCGGCATCGAATAGCTACAATTTGTAAAATTGGTGTAGGATCAGTAGAACAAGTTATCTCAACTCATCCTGAACTAGTAACTTATCGTAAACGATGCCATATGGAGTCAATGCGACGTCGCTATAGGCTAAAAATCCTTAAATATTACAAATCCCACCCTAAAGCAATTCGTAAAGATATTAAGTTACACTGTAATAAAGCCTTTTATTGGTTGTATTTATATGATCGTGAATGGCTAGAGGTTGCTCTACCTAAACCTCTAAAGGCTAAGGGGAGGTATCCTAAAAAATAG
- a CDS encoding ATP-binding protein, which produces MIEALPKKLKDEDLVEKLSSYPSFSENERKLSAFERIEYLTRIEELRQPLPVYLECFRAIEIAIKKGYSSKNPLSPTTMNYLHYPVDQRSKVAPRTGYFKSNGSGITLLGESGVGKSCMLEQILNCFPEVIEHRKYQGEPLYIKQVVWAKVDCPENSSIRALCLKILSEIDRKLGGEETKPEKTSDLLVKQIEAKIKSSFLGVIIIDEMQHLNLAKAGGEDKFLGFLHNLMNELGVPILLCANPPFDKLLGKTLKTARRAESQASFTMDLMKNDEEWTMFVEELWVLQWTKEKTPLTKSLSDKLYDLSIGNMDLAVRIYRESQRLVIGSDNESITEYVLEYAAKKAINFSKKSVDEARINRLEKFRRIRREKSNNRSKVETSEISVKSIDTSKSEVMIIPGDLNRPQHHEFHQKLSYLQSIGDLNELIKDPDLIRRASIAENPEAELKKMEILFKNPIKHLSSK; this is translated from the coding sequence TTGATCGAAGCATTACCAAAAAAATTGAAAGATGAGGATTTGGTAGAAAAATTAAGTAGCTATCCTTCATTTTCTGAAAACGAGAGAAAGTTGAGTGCTTTCGAGCGTATTGAATACCTTACAAGAATCGAAGAGTTAAGGCAGCCTCTTCCAGTATATCTAGAATGCTTTAGAGCAATTGAAATTGCGATTAAGAAAGGTTATTCAAGCAAGAATCCCCTGTCGCCGACAACCATGAACTATTTACACTACCCTGTAGACCAACGATCTAAAGTTGCTCCTAGAACAGGTTATTTCAAATCTAACGGGAGTGGTATAACTTTACTTGGGGAAAGCGGTGTCGGAAAAAGTTGTATGCTAGAGCAGATTTTAAATTGTTTTCCAGAAGTTATTGAGCATCGTAAATACCAAGGTGAGCCTTTATATATTAAGCAAGTAGTATGGGCTAAAGTAGATTGCCCAGAAAACTCAAGTATCAGAGCCCTTTGTCTTAAGATTTTATCGGAAATTGATAGAAAGCTTGGAGGAGAAGAGACTAAGCCAGAAAAAACGAGTGATCTACTTGTTAAGCAAATTGAAGCTAAAATAAAGTCTAGCTTTTTAGGTGTCATAATAATAGATGAAATGCAGCATTTAAATTTGGCAAAAGCTGGAGGCGAAGATAAATTTCTGGGGTTTCTTCATAATCTTATGAATGAATTGGGAGTTCCCATTCTTCTGTGTGCAAACCCTCCTTTTGACAAATTATTAGGGAAAACTCTAAAGACAGCAAGACGTGCAGAAAGTCAAGCTTCTTTTACTATGGACTTGATGAAAAATGATGAGGAGTGGACCATGTTTGTTGAAGAACTTTGGGTGTTGCAATGGACAAAGGAAAAAACTCCTTTAACTAAATCTCTTAGTGACAAATTATATGATCTATCTATTGGTAATATGGATCTGGCTGTAAGAATTTATAGGGAGTCTCAGCGTTTAGTAATTGGTTCAGATAACGAGTCTATAACAGAATATGTCCTGGAGTATGCAGCAAAAAAAGCTATAAATTTCTCCAAAAAATCTGTAGATGAAGCAAGGATAAATAGGCTTGAAAAATTTCGGCGTATCAGAAGGGAAAAGAGTAATAATAGGTCTAAGGTCGAAACTAGTGAAATTTCCGTTAAATCTATAGATACTTCGAAATCAGAAGTTATGATTATCCCCGGAGATTTAAATCGCCCCCAGCACCATGAATTTCATCAGAAGCTATCTTACTTGCAATCTATTGGTGACTTAAATGAACTTATTAAAGATCCAGACTTGATAAGGCGAGCATCTATTGCAGAGAATCCTGAAGCTGAGTTAAAAAAAATGGAAATTTTATTTAAAAATCCGATCAAGCATCTATCCTCAAAGTAA
- a CDS encoding DDE-type integrase/transposase/recombinase, which produces MYRVLELFYDINILVLFNLEESGGLRRPIKIDSSRFLCAIKGGAVKRNFSPLPYYQLADEGLIPEAHIKKRDRNIELISELIENPDFLLEISTEERSKVLVNQAKSKGVRAQRIYRLLNQYWRGGQERNALLPAYKNSGGAGRVRVSGGLKRGAPIRMLTPSMEIHQGVNTSENDKNNFILAMKKYGLKGRRVPFSQVYEKMLKELYSQELILAESESRSPNVPSYRTFIYWVKKLIPKNEIIRKQTTVGDFERNKRGLRGAATDHTEVPGSCFELDSTVLDVHIVSEFRRSHVLGRPTVYCVVDKESRMIVGLHVSMEYASWRAGRQALVNSFTDKKSYCSRFGIEIEDHEWPCHHIPQRLLCDRGEFICKSAEKLAVPLIGHLSIAPPYRADLKGIVERRFEILNKNLVHELLGTTRGHHYIRGDRDPRLDATYTLDEVTKLLIDEVMEHNNSLFDGLAAQSVLLVQNGLPPTPLNYWNIHLKKHRHALSRSEESEVRAKLLPAVEVSMTSKGIRLNEDMYYECDREEFQEWKVLARSTKCWKMEARIDQDNSSFIYVRLKEREGFTKCNLMKFSASLSDKHQADILYFKDWKKKEKCKNKPGKKSIERHNRRKLVSQVAKSETKKDVQDKSKTERIKGMRTRRKEAVLDRRIEYGESIREEKSELYPDDENLESKRKNEAVSLIKRKRRNQ; this is translated from the coding sequence GTGTATCGTGTTCTTGAACTTTTTTATGATATAAATATTCTGGTTCTTTTTAATCTTGAAGAATCTGGAGGTTTAAGAAGGCCTATTAAGATTGATAGCTCCAGATTTTTGTGTGCGATTAAAGGAGGAGCTGTGAAAAGAAACTTTAGTCCTCTTCCCTACTATCAGCTAGCTGATGAGGGGTTGATACCTGAAGCTCATATTAAAAAACGTGATAGAAATATTGAGCTGATAAGTGAGCTAATAGAAAATCCAGATTTTCTCCTTGAGATTTCTACTGAAGAAAGAAGCAAAGTTCTGGTAAATCAGGCGAAAAGTAAAGGGGTAAGGGCTCAGAGAATATATAGGTTATTAAATCAATATTGGAGGGGTGGGCAAGAAAGAAATGCCCTCCTGCCTGCTTACAAGAATTCTGGAGGAGCTGGAAGAGTTAGGGTCTCAGGAGGTCTTAAACGTGGAGCTCCAATAAGAATGCTTACACCGAGCATGGAAATACATCAAGGGGTTAACACTTCGGAAAATGATAAGAATAATTTTATTTTAGCGATGAAGAAGTATGGCTTGAAAGGGCGTCGAGTTCCATTTAGTCAAGTTTATGAAAAAATGTTGAAGGAGCTATACTCACAAGAACTAATACTGGCAGAGAGTGAATCTAGGTCGCCGAATGTTCCATCATATCGTACTTTTATATATTGGGTTAAAAAATTAATCCCAAAAAATGAAATAATCCGAAAGCAAACTACAGTGGGTGACTTTGAAAGAAACAAGCGTGGGTTAAGAGGAGCTGCGACAGATCATACCGAAGTTCCTGGAAGTTGCTTTGAATTGGATTCAACAGTACTGGATGTTCATATTGTCTCTGAATTTAGGCGCTCTCATGTTCTAGGTAGGCCTACTGTTTATTGTGTGGTAGATAAAGAAAGCAGGATGATTGTTGGGCTTCACGTTTCTATGGAATATGCTTCTTGGCGTGCGGGTCGTCAAGCTCTTGTCAATAGCTTTACGGATAAGAAAAGTTATTGTTCTAGGTTCGGTATCGAAATCGAAGATCATGAATGGCCTTGCCATCATATCCCCCAGCGTTTGCTTTGCGATCGAGGGGAGTTTATATGTAAGAGCGCTGAAAAATTAGCCGTTCCATTAATCGGTCACCTGAGTATAGCTCCACCTTATCGCGCCGATCTTAAAGGCATTGTGGAACGAAGATTCGAAATATTGAATAAAAATCTAGTCCATGAATTATTAGGGACAACTAGAGGACATCATTATATTCGAGGTGATCGTGATCCACGTCTCGATGCAACATATACATTAGATGAAGTAACAAAATTACTTATTGATGAGGTTATGGAGCATAATAATTCTCTATTTGACGGTTTAGCTGCACAATCCGTCTTGTTAGTGCAAAATGGATTGCCCCCTACACCGCTTAATTATTGGAATATCCATCTAAAAAAGCATCGGCATGCTTTAAGTAGATCAGAGGAGTCCGAAGTAAGGGCTAAACTTCTACCTGCGGTAGAAGTATCTATGACGAGTAAAGGTATCCGCTTAAATGAGGATATGTACTATGAATGTGACCGGGAAGAATTTCAAGAATGGAAAGTGCTTGCCAGGTCTACCAAGTGCTGGAAAATGGAAGCTCGTATCGATCAAGATAACTCTTCATTCATATATGTTCGCCTTAAGGAGCGCGAAGGGTTCACTAAATGCAACTTGATGAAGTTTTCTGCAAGCCTTAGTGATAAGCATCAAGCTGATATATTGTATTTTAAAGATTGGAAAAAGAAAGAAAAATGTAAAAATAAACCAGGTAAAAAGTCTATAGAAAGACATAATAGACGTAAATTAGTTAGCCAAGTAGCAAAAAGTGAAACAAAAAAAGATGTACAAGATAAGAGTAAGACTGAGCGAATAAAGGGAATGAGAACACGAAGAAAAGAGGCGGTTCTTGATAGACGAATTGAATACGGTGAATCCATTAGAGAAGAGAAATCAGAACTATATCCCGATGATGAGAACTTAGAGTCAAAAAGGAAAAATGAAGCTGTCTCATTAATAAAAAGGAAGAGGCGGAACCAGTGA
- a CDS encoding TnsA endonuclease N-terminal domain-containing protein → MARHRRLERLTDFQRALKNKYGLGAGEEYKPWLRVQDVKSKGNSGKIQGIKVNREHHTLSENESCLFYLVENCDSVIDIREQFPLLPLDFSIKIAKNLDINHPKVPGSGSYNVMTTDFVLTCTDKHDFWYEAISVKSAQELSIKRTAEKLEIERIWWELLGVNFHIYTMNEISVIQSKNIQWFTSAYRQGRRFKESIEKQAIKTLHVGINLIEDICNGFCKNVDVKNDEALVLLKHLIAIKKVEVDLSKPIAESGVIDITNILSSIGR, encoded by the coding sequence TTGGCGCGACACAGAAGGTTAGAGAGGCTAACTGATTTTCAAAGAGCTCTGAAAAACAAGTATGGGCTGGGAGCTGGAGAAGAATACAAACCCTGGCTGAGAGTTCAGGATGTTAAATCTAAGGGAAATAGTGGAAAAATTCAGGGTATTAAAGTTAATAGAGAGCATCATACCCTCTCAGAAAACGAAAGCTGTCTCTTCTATCTGGTTGAAAACTGTGATTCAGTAATCGATATAAGGGAACAGTTTCCCCTTCTCCCCCTAGACTTTTCTATCAAGATTGCAAAGAATCTAGATATAAATCATCCAAAAGTGCCTGGTTCTGGATCATACAATGTCATGACTACAGACTTTGTTTTGACTTGCACAGATAAACACGACTTTTGGTATGAGGCTATCTCTGTTAAATCAGCCCAAGAACTATCAATAAAGCGTACAGCTGAAAAATTAGAAATTGAACGTATTTGGTGGGAGCTTCTGGGGGTAAATTTCCATATATATACTATGAATGAAATATCGGTTATTCAATCTAAAAATATTCAGTGGTTTACCTCTGCATATAGACAAGGACGTAGATTTAAGGAAAGTATAGAAAAGCAAGCCATAAAGACATTACATGTCGGGATCAATTTGATCGAAGATATATGCAATGGATTCTGTAAAAATGTAGATGTTAAGAACGATGAAGCTTTAGTACTTTTGAAGCATTTAATCGCTATTAAGAAAGTTGAGGTAGACTTAAGTAAACCGATAGCAGAGTCTGGAGTTATAGATATAACAAATATTCTTTCATCAATCGGTAGGTAA